In Streptomyces sp. NBC_01439, the following are encoded in one genomic region:
- a CDS encoding FAD-dependent oxidoreductase gives MATERLVVVGGDAAGMSAASQARRLRAAAELEIVAFERGHFTSYSACGIPYWVGGQVAERDDLIARTPEEHRARDIDLRMRTEVVELDLAGSRVRSRDLDTGSESWTDYDKLVLATGARPVRPRLPGIGAHGVHGIQSLDDGQRLMDTLRRTEGRRAVVVGAGYIGVEMAEALVARGYEVTVLHRGEQPMATLDPDMGGLVHGAMNRMGIRTVSRAEVTKILTDEEGRVRAVATSAGEEYGADVVVLGIGVEPRTALARAADLPLGPSGGILTDLSMRVRGHENIWSGGDCVEVLDLVAGRTRHIPLGTHANKHGQVIGAGVGGGYATFPGVVGTAVSKVCDLEIARTGLRERDALEAGLRFVTATITSTNTAGYYPGAAEMTVKMLAERRTGRLLGVQIVGGAGAAKRVDIAAVALTAGMTVDQMVSLDLGYAPPFSPVWDPVLVAARKAVAAVRSAGV, from the coding sequence ATGGCGACGGAACGACTGGTGGTGGTGGGCGGTGACGCGGCGGGGATGTCCGCCGCGTCACAGGCCCGCAGGCTGAGGGCCGCGGCGGAACTGGAGATCGTCGCCTTCGAGCGCGGGCACTTCACCTCCTACTCGGCGTGCGGGATCCCGTACTGGGTCGGCGGTCAGGTCGCCGAGCGCGACGACCTGATCGCCCGTACCCCGGAGGAGCACCGGGCCCGGGACATCGATCTGCGCATGCGTACGGAGGTCGTGGAGCTCGACCTCGCCGGCTCCCGGGTCCGGTCCCGCGATCTGGACACCGGATCCGAATCTTGGACGGACTACGACAAGCTGGTCCTGGCGACGGGCGCCCGCCCCGTCCGCCCCCGGCTCCCCGGCATCGGCGCGCACGGGGTCCACGGGATCCAGAGCCTGGACGACGGCCAGCGCCTGATGGACACCCTGCGGCGCACCGAGGGCCGCCGGGCGGTCGTGGTGGGCGCGGGCTACATCGGCGTGGAGATGGCGGAGGCCCTGGTGGCGCGGGGGTACGAGGTCACCGTCCTGCACCGGGGCGAGCAGCCGATGGCCACGCTGGACCCGGACATGGGCGGCCTGGTGCACGGCGCGATGAACCGGATGGGGATCCGTACGGTCTCCCGCGCCGAGGTGACCAAGATCCTCACCGATGAGGAGGGCAGGGTCCGGGCGGTGGCCACCTCGGCGGGCGAGGAGTACGGGGCGGACGTGGTCGTGCTCGGCATCGGCGTGGAACCGCGCACCGCGCTCGCCCGGGCGGCCGACCTCCCGCTCGGTCCCTCGGGCGGCATCCTCACGGACCTCTCGATGCGGGTCCGGGGCCACGAGAACATCTGGTCGGGCGGCGACTGCGTGGAGGTCCTGGACCTGGTCGCGGGCCGCACCCGGCACATCCCGCTGGGCACGCACGCCAACAAGCACGGCCAGGTCATCGGCGCGGGCGTGGGCGGTGGCTACGCCACCTTCCCCGGGGTGGTGGGCACGGCGGTCAGCAAGGTCTGCGACCTGGAGATCGCCCGCACGGGGCTGCGCGAGCGGGACGCGCTGGAGGCCGGCCTGCGGTTCGTGACGGCCACCATCACCTCCACCAACACGGCGGGCTACTACCCGGGCGCGGCGGAGATGACGGTGAAGATGCTGGCGGAGCGCCGTACGGGCCGGCTCCTGGGGGTCCAGATCGTCGGCGGCGCGGGCGCGGCGAAGCGGGTGGACATCGCGGCGGTCGCCCTCACGGCGGGCATGACGGTGGACCAGATGGTCTCCCTGGACCTGGGCTACGCCCCGCCGTTCTCCCCGGTCTGGGACCCGGTCCTGGTGGCGGCCCGCAAGGCGGTCGCCGCGGTCCGCTCGGCGGGGGTGTAG
- a CDS encoding DUF4349 domain-containing protein produces MRSFDTHRSAAALAALALAGALALTGCGASGQGSATDKAAVAPAADGKAPEGAAAAPAPAGSAGAAGSSASSASKNAAPPAVVRPNVIRTATLGIETADVQKTLAAARTAADGAGGYVGNESTKRGGDGRMTSTLTLRVPGERYDAVLGKMEGNGKLLHRKVEAQDVTEKVADIGSRVASQQASVARVREMMGKASALSEVVMLESELSRRQSDLESLLAQQTALKDQTSLGTITLEVSEPAVKPAAEKKEKKEPTFLGALGGGWDVFTKVVRYLTVAVGAVLPFALTAAVVLLLVRLYRRWRPAPAKTAPVPWRATVPAARTAPDAEADVQD; encoded by the coding sequence ATGCGCAGTTTCGACACACACCGTTCCGCGGCGGCCCTGGCCGCCCTCGCACTGGCCGGGGCGCTCGCGCTCACCGGCTGCGGCGCGAGCGGCCAGGGCTCCGCGACCGACAAGGCGGCGGTGGCTCCCGCCGCCGACGGCAAGGCCCCGGAGGGCGCCGCGGCGGCCCCGGCGCCGGCCGGGTCCGCGGGTGCCGCGGGCTCCTCGGCCTCCTCCGCGAGCAAGAACGCCGCGCCGCCGGCCGTGGTCCGCCCGAACGTGATCCGGACGGCGACGCTCGGCATCGAGACGGCGGACGTCCAAAAGACGCTCGCCGCGGCCCGCACGGCCGCCGATGGAGCGGGCGGCTACGTCGGCAACGAGTCCACCAAGCGCGGCGGGGACGGTCGGATGACCTCGACGCTGACGCTGCGGGTGCCGGGCGAGCGCTACGACGCCGTGCTCGGCAAGATGGAGGGCAACGGGAAGCTCCTGCACCGCAAGGTCGAGGCGCAGGACGTCACGGAGAAGGTCGCCGACATCGGCAGCCGGGTCGCCTCGCAGCAGGCCAGCGTGGCGCGGGTGCGGGAAATGATGGGCAAGGCCTCGGCGCTGAGCGAGGTGGTGATGCTGGAGAGCGAGCTGTCGCGCCGCCAGTCCGACCTGGAGTCGCTGCTGGCGCAGCAGACGGCGTTGAAGGACCAGACTTCGCTGGGCACGATCACGCTGGAGGTCTCGGAGCCGGCCGTGAAGCCGGCGGCCGAGAAGAAGGAGAAGAAGGAGCCCACCTTCCTGGGGGCCCTGGGCGGGGGCTGGGACGTCTTCACCAAGGTCGTGCGCTACCTGACGGTGGCGGTGGGCGCGGTGCTGCCGTTCGCGCTGACGGCCGCGGTGGTGCTGCTGCTGGTCCGGCTGTACCGGCGGTGGCGGCCGGCGCCGGCGAAGACGGCCCCGGTGCCGTGGCGGGCGACGGTGCCGGCGGCCCGGACGGCTCCGGACGCCGAGGCCGACGTGCAGGACTGA
- a CDS encoding ribonuclease D has translation MTDAQDPAADLRTTTGGGPPDDVVVPPGGLPTPLLEPREGIPPVVADADALAEVVAAFAAGTGPVAVDAERASGYRYGQRAYLVQLRREGAGSALIDPVGCPDLSALGEALSGTEWILHAATQDLPCLREIGMVPTSLFDTELAGRLAGFPRVGLGAMVESVLGYALEKGHSAVDWSTRPLPEPWLRYAALDVELLVDLRDALEKELDRQGKLEWAHQEFDAIASAPPAPPRKDPWRRTSGMHKVRRRRQMAVVRELWESRDRIAQRRDVSPGKVLGDAAIVEAALALPTNVHTLSALPGYGQRMGRRQLDQWMAAVDRAKALPENELPQPGATPAGPPPPRSWVDKDPAAAARLSAARTAVSALAESLNLPQENLITPDTVRRLCWEPPQRLHADAVAEALAGYGARPWQVQLVTPVLVTALAATA, from the coding sequence GTGACCGACGCCCAAGATCCCGCAGCAGACCTGCGCACCACCACCGGGGGCGGCCCCCCGGACGACGTCGTTGTTCCGCCCGGTGGGCTGCCGACTCCCTTGTTGGAGCCCCGCGAGGGGATTCCTCCGGTGGTCGCCGACGCGGACGCCCTCGCCGAAGTGGTCGCGGCCTTCGCCGCGGGCACCGGGCCCGTCGCCGTCGACGCCGAACGGGCCTCCGGGTACCGCTACGGCCAGCGCGCCTATCTGGTGCAGCTGCGCCGTGAGGGTGCGGGGTCCGCGCTAATCGACCCGGTGGGCTGCCCCGACCTGTCCGCACTGGGCGAGGCCCTGTCCGGCACCGAATGGATCCTGCACGCCGCCACCCAGGACCTGCCGTGCCTGCGGGAAATAGGCATGGTGCCCACCTCCTTGTTCGACACCGAGCTGGCCGGCCGCCTCGCCGGCTTCCCCCGGGTCGGACTCGGCGCGATGGTCGAGAGCGTGCTCGGCTACGCACTGGAGAAGGGCCACTCCGCCGTCGACTGGTCCACCCGCCCGCTCCCCGAGCCGTGGCTGCGCTACGCCGCGCTGGACGTGGAGCTGCTGGTGGACCTGCGGGACGCACTGGAAAAGGAACTGGACCGGCAGGGCAAGCTCGAATGGGCCCACCAGGAATTCGACGCCATCGCCTCCGCCCCGCCCGCCCCGCCGCGCAAGGACCCGTGGCGCCGTACGTCGGGCATGCACAAGGTGCGCCGGCGCCGGCAGATGGCGGTCGTACGGGAGCTGTGGGAGTCCCGGGACCGGATCGCTCAGCGGCGTGACGTGTCGCCGGGCAAGGTGCTGGGCGACGCCGCGATCGTCGAGGCCGCCCTCGCCCTGCCGACCAACGTGCACACCCTCTCCGCGCTGCCCGGTTACGGGCAGCGGATGGGCCGGCGCCAGCTGGACCAGTGGATGGCCGCCGTGGACCGGGCGAAGGCCCTGCCCGAGAACGAGCTGCCGCAGCCCGGGGCGACCCCGGCCGGTCCCCCGCCGCCGCGCTCCTGGGTCGACAAGGACCCGGCGGCCGCGGCCCGGCTCTCGGCGGCCCGTACCGCCGTCTCGGCGCTGGCGGAGTCGCTCAACCTGCCCCAGGAGAACCTGATCACCCCGGACACGGTCCGTCGGCTGTGCTGGGAGCCGCCGCAGCGGCTGCACGCGGACGCGGTGGCGGAAGCCCTGGCGGGCTACGGCGCCCGGCCCTGGCAGGTCCAACTGGTGACCCCGGTGCTGGTCACGGCACTGGCCGCGACCGCCTGA
- a CDS encoding helix-turn-helix transcriptional regulator — MSVLLEQPASLVAYRPNKPTAMVVVADPRVRSTVTRHLWALGVRDVIEASSIAEARPRVGSPRDICVADVHLPDGSGLTLLSETRAAGWPNGLALSAADDIGAVRNALAGGVKGYVVTGTRTNIGLPTRPGAAPIGAAAARMHRRPPGAPSHPGGYRELSGREVEVLRLVAEGQSNKAIGVSMGLSALTVKSHLARIARKLGTGDRAGMVAVALRTGIIH; from the coding sequence GTGTCCGTTCTTCTCGAGCAGCCCGCAAGCCTGGTCGCCTACCGCCCGAACAAGCCGACGGCCATGGTCGTCGTGGCCGACCCGCGCGTCCGTTCCACCGTGACCCGCCATCTGTGGGCCCTCGGAGTACGTGACGTGATCGAGGCGTCGTCCATCGCGGAGGCCCGCCCCCGCGTCGGCAGCCCGCGCGACATCTGCGTGGCCGACGTACACCTGCCCGACGGCTCCGGTCTCACCCTGCTCTCCGAGACCCGGGCCGCCGGCTGGCCCAACGGCCTGGCCCTGTCCGCCGCCGACGACATCGGCGCCGTGCGCAACGCCCTCGCGGGCGGCGTCAAGGGCTACGTCGTCACCGGTACGCGGACCAACATCGGGCTCCCCACCCGGCCCGGCGCCGCCCCCATCGGCGCTGCCGCCGCCCGCATGCACCGCCGCCCCCCGGGTGCCCCGAGCCACCCGGGCGGCTACCGAGAGCTCTCCGGCCGCGAGGTCGAGGTCCTGCGCCTCGTCGCGGAGGGCCAGTCCAACAAGGCCATCGGCGTCTCGATGGGCCTGTCCGCCCTGACCGTCAAGTCCCACCTCGCCCGGATCGCCCGCAAGCTGGGCACCGGTGACCGCGCCGGAATGGTCGCCGTGGCGCTGCGCACCGGGATCATCCACTGA
- the hemE gene encoding uroporphyrinogen decarboxylase produces MSANTRPTGQPSQTYDSAFMKACRREPVPHTPVWFMRQAGRSLPEYRKLREGTQMLESCMRPDLVTEITLQPVRRHKVDAAIFFSDIVVPLKAIGVDLDIKPGIGPVVAQPIRRREDLAQLRDLTPEDVSYVTEAIGMLTGELGSTPLIGFAGAPFTLASYLVEGGPSKNHEHTKALMYGDPQLWADLLDRLAEITSAFLKVQIEAGASAIQLFDSWVGALAPADYRRSVMPASAKVLESVASYGVPRIHFGVGTGELLGLMGEAGADVMGVDYRVSLDEAVRRVGPGKALQGNLDPAVLFSTPEAVEAKTDEVLAAAAGLEGHVFNLGHGVLPTTDPDALTRLVDYVHTRTQR; encoded by the coding sequence GTGAGCGCCAATACCCGCCCCACGGGCCAGCCGAGCCAGACGTACGATTCCGCCTTCATGAAGGCGTGCCGGCGGGAGCCGGTGCCGCACACGCCGGTGTGGTTCATGCGGCAGGCAGGGCGCTCGCTCCCGGAGTACCGCAAGCTGCGCGAGGGCACGCAGATGCTGGAGTCCTGCATGCGGCCCGACCTGGTCACCGAGATCACGCTGCAGCCGGTGCGCCGCCACAAGGTGGACGCGGCGATCTTCTTCTCCGACATCGTGGTCCCGCTGAAGGCCATCGGCGTCGACCTGGACATCAAGCCGGGCATCGGCCCGGTCGTCGCCCAGCCCATCCGCCGCCGCGAGGACCTCGCACAGCTGCGCGACCTCACCCCGGAGGACGTCTCGTACGTCACCGAGGCGATCGGCATGCTCACGGGTGAACTGGGCTCCACGCCGTTGATCGGATTCGCGGGCGCGCCTTTCACCCTCGCGAGCTACCTGGTCGAGGGCGGTCCCTCGAAGAACCACGAGCACACCAAGGCCCTCATGTACGGGGACCCCCAGCTGTGGGCCGACCTCCTGGACCGCCTCGCGGAGATCACCTCCGCCTTCCTGAAGGTTCAGATCGAGGCCGGCGCCTCCGCGATCCAGCTCTTCGACTCCTGGGTGGGCGCCCTCGCCCCGGCGGACTACCGCCGCTCGGTGATGCCCGCGTCCGCGAAGGTCCTGGAGTCCGTCGCCTCCTACGGAGTCCCGCGAATCCACTTCGGCGTGGGCACCGGCGAGCTCCTCGGCCTGATGGGCGAGGCCGGCGCGGACGTCATGGGCGTCGACTACCGCGTCTCGCTGGACGAGGCCGTGCGCCGGGTCGGCCCCGGCAAGGCGCTCCAGGGCAACCTGGACCCGGCCGTGCTCTTCTCCACCCCGGAGGCGGTCGAGGCCAAGACGGACGAGGTCCTCGCGGCCGCCGCCGGCCTGGAGGGCCACGTCTTCAACCTGGGCCACGGCGTCCTCCCGACGACCGACCCGGACGCGCTGACCCGCCTGGTGGACTACGTCCACACCCGCACGCAGCGGTAG
- a CDS encoding trypsin-like serine peptidase: MTRWLTPLALAVGAVLLAAPTASAVGTATPAPRLSTPVASPPPPAPTPSASRSVTAPPTVGPTHAPPSTPAPSRPVAPSASAPPSAAPDPKLAAELEYWTAERMAQAVPVDAKRGTDHAPGASAPGARDTAGAPSGIPKGVYFDGLPMVGTFFHDNKDIGGDTSCTGSVVRSKGKNLVLTAGHCANSLARATHSIFVPQYRHGKSATEQPAGVFPIGAIYRDPRYPQDHTTKGPLSDLDFAFVKVNANGKGLPENITGALTFTATSAYEHNVTVVGYPSAASVNRKHQAIKCDVPTTRLPGFRQLKMECGGYYSGVSGSPWIKGYNAASRTGQVVGNIGGYNGGGNDANVDWISYSPLYGKDAQDLYNDADNGVPLDSIHRPDYQPPTDSPILPGSGETWKHAKQMASGDFSGTGHSDLLVVWTDGEVTLYPGDGNGGFRPERQLLAPNAGWKPVATITAGDFTGSNQFDLMVRWDDGRMTLHGDVGSRGLDGGTEMAPSGSIWSHATQIAAGRFNAATYVTDLMVRWSDGELSLFTNVGAGTLGQEHKLKDPNSTWKDATLLTSGQFSGNQKWDLMVRWSSGALNNYVGTTTGGLGSEQPVHGPNKTWTHSVVMTTGQFTSDGLTNDLIIRWSDGETTLYQDTRMNSLGTERMIAPPA; the protein is encoded by the coding sequence TTGACCAGATGGTTAACCCCGCTCGCCCTAGCTGTCGGCGCGGTCCTGCTCGCCGCCCCCACCGCTTCGGCCGTGGGCACCGCGACACCTGCCCCGCGCTTGTCCACCCCGGTGGCCAGCCCTCCCCCTCCGGCTCCCACGCCCTCGGCGTCCCGGTCCGTGACGGCACCACCCACGGTGGGGCCGACCCACGCGCCGCCGTCGACTCCCGCGCCGTCGCGCCCCGTCGCCCCGTCGGCCTCCGCGCCCCCGTCGGCCGCTCCTGACCCGAAGCTCGCCGCGGAGCTGGAGTACTGGACCGCTGAGCGCATGGCCCAGGCCGTCCCCGTCGACGCGAAGCGCGGTACGGACCACGCGCCCGGAGCCTCCGCACCAGGGGCCCGGGATACGGCCGGTGCCCCGAGCGGCATACCCAAGGGGGTCTACTTCGACGGACTTCCCATGGTCGGAACGTTCTTCCATGACAACAAGGACATCGGCGGCGACACCTCCTGCACGGGAAGTGTCGTCCGCAGCAAGGGGAAGAACCTGGTGCTCACCGCAGGCCACTGCGCGAACAGTCTGGCCCGGGCGACGCACAGCATCTTCGTTCCGCAGTACCGCCACGGAAAGTCCGCGACCGAGCAGCCGGCCGGTGTCTTCCCGATCGGGGCGATCTACCGGGACCCCCGGTACCCCCAGGATCACACCACCAAGGGGCCCCTGTCCGACCTGGACTTCGCCTTCGTCAAGGTGAACGCGAACGGCAAGGGGCTGCCCGAGAACATCACGGGGGCCCTCACCTTCACCGCCACCTCGGCCTACGAGCACAACGTGACGGTGGTCGGCTACCCGTCCGCAGCTTCGGTCAACAGGAAGCACCAGGCGATCAAGTGCGACGTGCCCACGACCCGGCTCCCCGGGTTCCGGCAGCTGAAGATGGAGTGCGGCGGTTACTACAGCGGCGTCTCCGGCAGCCCCTGGATCAAGGGGTACAACGCGGCTTCCCGGACCGGCCAGGTCGTCGGCAACATCGGCGGATACAACGGCGGCGGCAACGACGCCAACGTCGACTGGATCTCGTACTCGCCGCTCTACGGCAAGGACGCCCAGGACCTCTACAACGACGCCGACAACGGCGTCCCCCTCGACAGCATCCACCGGCCCGACTACCAGCCCCCGACGGACAGCCCCATCCTGCCCGGCAGCGGCGAGACGTGGAAGCACGCCAAGCAGATGGCCTCCGGCGACTTCTCCGGCACCGGCCACAGCGACCTGCTCGTCGTCTGGACCGACGGAGAGGTAACCCTCTACCCCGGTGACGGCAACGGCGGCTTCCGCCCCGAGCGCCAACTCCTGGCACCCAACGCGGGCTGGAAGCCGGTCGCCACCATCACCGCCGGCGATTTCACCGGCTCCAACCAGTTCGACCTGATGGTGCGCTGGGACGACGGCCGGATGACCCTGCACGGTGACGTCGGCTCCCGCGGCCTCGACGGGGGAACCGAGATGGCTCCCTCCGGATCCATCTGGAGCCACGCCACCCAGATCGCCGCCGGCCGCTTCAACGCCGCCACCTACGTCACCGACCTCATGGTCCGCTGGTCCGACGGCGAGCTCAGCCTCTTCACCAACGTGGGCGCCGGCACCCTGGGCCAGGAGCACAAGCTCAAGGACCCCAACAGCACCTGGAAGGACGCCACGCTGCTCACCTCGGGGCAGTTCTCCGGAAACCAGAAATGGGACCTGATGGTCCGCTGGTCCAGCGGCGCGCTCAACAACTACGTCGGCACCACCACCGGCGGCCTCGGCAGCGAACAGCCCGTCCACGGCCCCAACAAGACCTGGACCCACAGCGTCGTCATGACCACCGGCCAGTTCACGAGTGACGGTCTCACCAACGACCTCATCATCCGCTGGAGCGACGGCGAGACCACCCTGTACCAGGACACCCGCATGAACAGCCTCGGAACCGAGCGGATGATCGCCCCACCGGCCTGA
- a CDS encoding DUF3000 domain-containing protein — translation MAAAQGRFSDGAEGTDSAKESSVPLPFRRAVDGLKKARLRPGIEIDPTKPPQRLAPHVYALEAAVVDGEDDLADGRLILLHDPSGHDAWQGTFRLVTLVRAELEPEMAADPLLPEVCWSWLTGALEARGLAYGEASGTVTMAGSHYFGGLAERRPATQIEIRASWTPREGVGGVPDTSAHLSAWCELLCQIAGLPPVGPTDTATGVVSLPQRRGPHHP, via the coding sequence ATGGCTGCGGCTCAGGGACGATTTTCAGATGGCGCCGAGGGTACGGACAGCGCGAAGGAGAGCTCCGTCCCGCTCCCGTTCCGGCGGGCGGTCGACGGCTTGAAGAAGGCCCGACTGCGTCCGGGGATCGAGATCGATCCCACGAAACCACCCCAGAGACTGGCGCCGCACGTCTACGCGCTGGAGGCCGCGGTGGTGGACGGCGAGGACGATCTGGCCGACGGCCGGCTCATCCTGCTCCACGATCCGTCCGGGCACGACGCCTGGCAGGGCACCTTCCGGTTGGTGACGCTGGTGCGCGCGGAGCTGGAACCGGAGATGGCCGCCGACCCGCTGCTGCCCGAGGTGTGCTGGTCCTGGCTGACGGGGGCGCTGGAGGCGCGCGGGCTGGCGTACGGGGAGGCGAGCGGCACGGTGACCATGGCGGGCTCGCACTACTTCGGCGGGCTCGCGGAGCGGCGGCCCGCCACGCAGATCGAGATCAGGGCCTCGTGGACCCCGCGCGAGGGTGTGGGCGGGGTGCCGGACACCTCGGCGCACCTGTCGGCGTGGTGCGAACTGCTGTGCCAGATCGCCGGACTGCCGCCGGTGGGTCCGACGGACACGGCGACGGGCGTGGTCTCCCTGCCACAGCGTCGCGGTCCGCACCACCCGTAG